One stretch of Toxoplasma gondii ME49 chromosome XI, whole genome shotgun sequence DNA includes these proteins:
- a CDS encoding HEAT repeat-containing protein (encoded by transcript TGME49_315670) produces the protein MAEHLSFLEEELVGLPDTPAAFKPSQSQQVSALTRLSWISAAMGPVDTRVLLLPFLQSYQLSRRESDEILCVLAAQWRAVARGVVGVLKADEEERERRLSLLGSADASARRDESAAVTRALGEIAGALEPLAAKEEKCIRDEAVTSLLYLLRFFPDFRSQQAFAQRFLLPIASRLLHSDSGLFFSKCSAAKLVPALYAYAAPAAGQVDDGVEKEKTEQEEGRDQRPAASREASAPEEKRVESEDSDLRRPELNLDRSELRSLFEKLLTHEALLVRRDAAVEVPAFVRHWRRIRDQTRQSACSEDAAQTLEEDPQGLGDFFLPTLKKMIADTIDFLRAAAVGSLLQLALLFPSASSQTFSASAVFPLLSAAVSDPSWRVRAVVARGLAALTAAFPSQFASQFYPCLQPLLRDSALRDVRQAAIRAVGEIAEVLPADEVSEYLVPLVPQLLQENAMSPAAAAAGVLPVVAPPTLSSPLLCNSPLLAPVLEVALPVARAAGAASAQTVLASLALLLNSREEAHVRMTLAQHAGEFCALVATQRPAPDCPEAVRLVEGLCNALGATAGGGDWTLRVEIIKQVVPISKAFGVDFFSKHLQSIFIEAFSDHVYDVREAAVDACPPLTTEFGVRWAVEILLPRLRQVFFVGGSGKDSRSNGLDPLASLPQGRPSSSYLERIAVLHAVPKLAGVFSASETENHLLPFLLAALKDEVPNVKFTGAEVVRVMLSSKTLPSTAYTTDEIIPALKSLANDSDVDVRFCSQLALAAARS, from the exons ATGGCGGAAcatctctcctttctcgagGAGGAACTTGTGGGTCTGCCCGACACACCTGCAGCGTTCAAGCCCTCGCAGTCGCAGCAA GTATCTGCCTTGACGCGGCTGTCGTGGATCTCCGCAGCAATGGGCCCTGTGGACACCcgcgtcctgctgctgcCCTTTCTGCAGTCCTACCAGCTGTCGCGTCGCGAGAGCGATGAAATTCTCTGTGTGCTCGCCGCGCAGTGGCGGGCAGTGGCGCGGGGAGTTGTGGGCGTTTTGAAggcggacgaggaagagcgcgagCGGCGTTTGAGTCTCCTCGGCAGCGCGGACGCTTCTGCACGCAGAGATGAGAGCGCGGCGGTCACTCGAGCCTTGGGAGAGATTGCGGGGGCGCTCGAGCCTCTggcggcgaaggaagaaaagtgCATTCGAGACGAGGCAGTAACGTCTCTGCTGTACCTcctgcgcttcttccccgATTTCCGTTCGCAGCAGGCCTTCGCGCAGCGTTTCCTCCTCCCCATCGCCTCGCGGCTCCTTCACAGCGACTCGGGACTGTTCTTCTCCAAGTGCAGCGCGGCGAAGCTCGTCCCCGCGCTCTACGCCTACGCGGCGCCAGCTGCAGGGCAGGTGGACGACGGtgtcgagaaggagaagaccgagcaggaggaggggagagaccAGCGCCCAGCCGCCAGCAGAGAGGCCAGTGCCCCCGAGGAAAAGCGcgtcgagagcgaagacagcGATCTGCGACGCCCCGAGCTCAACCTCGACAGATCCGAGTTGAGAAG TTTATTCGAAAAGCTGTTGACGCACGAGGCGCTGCTGGTGCGTCGCGACGCTGCGGTGGAAGTCCCTGCTTTTGTGCGACACTGGCGACGAATTCGAGACCAGACGCGACAATCGGCTTGCTCGGAAGATGCGGCGCAGACGCTCGAGGAAGATCCGCAGGGTCTGGGAGACTTCTTCTTGCCGACTTTGAAGAAAATGATCGCAGACACCATC GATTTCCTGCGGGCCGCGGCTGTggggtcgttgcttcagttgGCGCTGCTGTTCCCCTCCGCGAGTTCGCAGACGTTCAGCGCGTCGGCCGTCTTCCCCCTGCTCTCTGCTGCAGTCTCAGATCCGTCCTGGAGAGTGAGAGCAGTGGTTGCGCGCGGACTCGCGGCGCTGACGGCTGCGTTCCCCTCCCAGTTTGCCTCGCAGTTCTACCCCTGCTTGCAGCCGCTGCTCAGAGACTCGGCGCTCCGCGATGTGCGACAGGCGGCGATTCGGGCAGTCGGCGAGATCGCGGAAGTCCTCCCGGCAGATGAAGTGAGCGAGTATCTGGTGCCGCTGGTCCCCCAGCTTCTGCAAGAGAACGCGATGAGTCCGGCTGCGGCCGCCGCGGGAGTTCTGCCAGTCGTCGCGCCGCcgactctctcctcgccgctccTCTGCAACTCGCCGCTCCTCGCGCCGGTCCTCGAAGTCGCCTTGCCCGTCGCCAGGGCCGCGGGCGCCGCCAGTGCGCAGACGGTGCTCGCcagcctcgctctcctcctgAACAGCCGCGAAGAGGCTCACGTCCGCATGAC CCTCGCGCAACACGCAGGGGAATTCTGCGCCTTGGTGGCAACGCAGCGCCCCGCGCCAGACTGTCCGGAGGCCGTGAGGCTCGTGGAAGGACTCTGCAACGCTTTGGGCGCGACGGCCGGCGGCGGGGACTGGACTCTGCGCGTCGAAATCATCAAACAAGTCGTCCCCATCTCAAAAGCTTTC GGCGTCGACTTCTTTTCCAAGCACCTGCAGAGCATCTTCATCGAGGCCTTTAGTGACCATGTGTACGACGTCCGCGAAGCTGCAGTGGATGCTTGTCCG cCGCTGACGACGGAGTTCGGTGTGCGCTGGGCAGTGGAGATTCTCCTGCCGCGTCTGCGCCAGGTTTTCTTTGTGGGAGGTTCAGGCAAAGACTCGCGGAGCAACGGCTTAGATCCGCTTGCCTCGCTCCCTCAGGGCCGGCCGTCGTCGTCTTATCTCGAACGCATCGCCGTCCTCCACGCCGTCCCC AAACTTGCCGGagtcttctccgcttcggagacagaaaatcacctcctccctttcctcctcgCGGCTCTCAAG GATGAAGTTCCGAACGTCAAATTCACTGGCGCAGAAGTCGTTCGCGTGATGCTGAGCTCGAAGACGCTGCCCTCCACGGCTTACACGACGGACGAAATTATTCC GGCCTTGAAGTCTCTTGCGAACGACTCTGACGTGGATGTCCGCTTCTGCTCTCAACTGGCTCTCGCTGCGGCGCGCTCATAA